AGCGTTCCAGCCAGCGGGTGCGGTCCGGGGTCATGGTGGCGTACTCGCCGTAGAACTTCGACGCGCCCATGAACGACTGGAAGCGGAAGCCGTAGCTGTAGGCACGGTCGAACACCGCTCGCACCTCGTGCGGGGCGTAGCGCTCAAACACCGCGGCGTCCCACACGCCCTGACCGGTCAGCGCACGGACCTTCTCCTCCAGGGTCGGGAATTCCACCGTGTTCGGATTGACTCTGTCCTGGAAGTACGCGCGCAACGCCTCGTGGTCGTGCTCGGGCTGCGCCACGGTTCCGGCGAGCACCCTGTTGTTCAGTTCGATCCAGCGTTCCACGTCATTCCTCCCGCGTGCACGTCATGCGGCCCATGCCGCTGCGCGCCGATCCACGACAGCACGCGCTGCCGGTCGGCGGCGCTGCCGCCCTTGTCCACCTTGGCGACCACCGGCACGCCGTACGCGGCCGCGATCACGTCCGCCGCGCGCGCGAAGTGCTGGCCCCAGTGGTACGACCCGCTCGCCACCACGCCGCGCAGCAGCGGCGCGTGCTGCTCCAGAAAAACCCGGGTCGAGTCCGGCATCTGGCCCCGGCCGAAGGTGTAGGTCAGCAGCAGGTACGGCTGCCCCGGCGCCGCGCTGTCCGGGTGCCGCACGTCCAGCAAGGGCGCGCCCAGCGTGGCCGCGAGGTCCAGGGCCAGCCGCCGGACATTGCCCGTCAACGAGTCGTAGGCCAACAGCATTCGTCCTCCAGGGCGCACGGCGCCCGCGTCCGCGTGGCCCGGCACCTCAAGCCAGGGGGCCACGTCGCCGGCGCGTTCCTCCACGCCGACCCGTTGCAATCATCAAAAAAGACGTCCTGCGCGGCTGCGCGGCAGGGACGTGAACACACTCAGTTCGGCATGGCGGACACCCTTGGCTCCTGACGCGGGAGCAGCACGAGAAGGCGAAACTCCGCGAGGCGAGCGTTCGGACTGAAACCGTAGCGCGACTGTGCCGGACTGAGCCTGGCTCCGTGAGGAGGTGCAGGTGTGACCGGACTTCCCTCTGTTCCTGCGGAGGCTGTTCGGGGAACAGCGCCGTCACTGTACACCATGTGGTAGGGGAGCGCAGCACACACGCCAGATGTGGTGCCGGGGAGGCGGTGGGGGACGGACCCATGCTTCAGGTCAGGACGCCTCAGCGCGTCAGAAACGCCGTTGTCGTGCGCGCCAGTCTGCTCCAGGCAGCCCGGTCCCGCCCGCCACCCGGCATACTCGGGGGATGACGGTCGCCGCGGTGAGCCCCGGACTCTGCTTCTCCCGCCGGGGACGAAGTGGTCCAGGGAGGGCGCGTTCGTGATGCAGCTGATCGCGTTCCAGCTCGTGAACAGCGTGGCATACGGCATGCTGCTGTTCCTGCTCTCGGCGGGCTTCTCGCTGATCTTCGGGGTGGCGCGGGTCGCCAACCTCGCGCACGGGGCGTTCTACGTGCTGGGCGGGTATCTGGGCCTGAGCGTGACGCGGGCGGGCGGTCCGTTCTGGCTGGGCGTGCTGGCCGCCACGGCCAGCGGAGCGGCGCTGGGCGTGCTGGCTGAGCGGCTGCTGCTCGCGCGCGTGCAGGGCCAGCCGCTCCGGCAGGTGCTGCTCACGCTGGGGCTGACCTTCGTGGTGTCCGACGTCATCCGGCAGGTGTGGGGCACCGACATCCAGAGCGTGTCGCCGCCGGCGCCCTTCGAAGGGCCGGTCGCGCTGGGCGGCGTGCTCGTGCCCGCGTACCCGTTCGTGCTGATCGGGCTGGGCGTGGCGGTGTTCGTGACGATGCTCGCCGTGCTGCGCCGCACCCGCGCGGGCGCCATGATCCGCGCGGTGACGGCCGATCCCGTCATGAGCGGCACGCTGGGGCTGCCGGTCCGGCGGGTGTCGCGGCTGACCTTCGCGGCGGGCCTCGGGCTGGCGGCCTTCGGCGGCGCGGTGGGCAGTCCGCAGCTGGCCCTCACGCCCACGCTGGACAGCACCATGACGCTCCTGGCGCTCACGGTGGTCGTGATCGGCGGTCTGGGCAGCGTCGAGGGCGCCTTCGTGGCCGCGCTGCTGGTGGGGCTGGTCAGCGGCTTCGGGGCGGTGTACTTCCCGGCGCTGGTGCAGATCGCCATGTTCGCGTTGATGGTGCTGGTGCTCGCGCTGCGGCCACAGGGCCTGCTGGGCCGCCTGGAGCCCGCGTGAGCGTGCCGGCCACCGCACCCGCCGCGCACCTGCGCGTGCCGCGCCCCGTGCTGCTGGCCCTGGCAGGGGCGGCGCTCGTCATGCCCCCGCTGCTGGGCGGCTACCCGCTGTACCTCGCCACAGAGGCGCTGTGCTGGGCGATCGCCGCGGCCGCACTGGACCTGCTGGTGGGATACGCGGGGCTCACACCGCTGGGGCACATCGCGATGTGGGGTCTGGGCGGATACGTGACCGCACTGCTCACACGCGCCGGCGTTCCTCTGCCGCTGACGCTCGCGGTGGCCGCGGCGAGCGCTGCTGTGTACTCCGCGCTCACGGCCCCGCTGGCGCTGCGGGCGGGCGGTCTGGGGTTCCTGATGCTCACGCTGGCATTCGCGCAGATGCTCGCCTCTCTGGCTGCGAAGTGGACGGCTGTCACGGGCGGCACCGACGGCCTGACGTTCACGCCGGCCGTGGGCGGCACGCCGCTGTATGCGCTGAGCGTCGCCGCGCTGGCGCTGACGCTGTGGACGCTCACCCGCGTGACCCGCTCGCCCTTCGGCCGCGTGCTGGAGGCGATCCGGCAGAACGCGCCGCGGGCCCGCGCGCTGGGCTACCCGGTCCTCGCGTACCAGTTCGGAGCGGTGCTGATCGCGTCCGCGTTCATCGGGCTGGCGGGCGCGCTGGGCGCCGTGCACCGCGGCATCGTGACGCCCAGTGACGTCTTCTGGTTGCAGTCGGCGGTCCTCCTGATCATGGTGCTGCTGGGCGGTGCCCGCTCGCTGTGGGGGCCGGTGCTTGGTGCGGTGCTGTACACGGCCCTTCAGGCCGTCGTCAGCTCGCGCACCGACCTGTGGGCGGGCGCGGTGGGCGCGCTGCTGATCGCCGTGGTGCTGGCCGGACGCGGAGGCCTGTGGTCGCTGATGCGCCGGGCGCCATGACCGGCATGCAAGGCGGCATCTCTCTCCGGGCCGAGCGCGTCACCCGGCAGTTCGGGGGCGTCACGGCACTGAGGGACGTGAGCGTGGACGTGCCGCCAGGCCAGCGGCACGCGGTGATCGGTCCGAACGGCGCCGGTAAGAGCACCCTGTTCCGCGTCATCAGCGGCGAGCACCGGCCCAGCGCGGGCCGAGTCACGCTGGACGGCCGCGTGGTCAGCGGCCTGCCGCCGGAGCGAATCGCGGCGCTGGGCGTGGCCCGCTCGTTCCAGACCAGCAGCGTGTTCGACGAGGAGACCGTGCGGCACAACGTGATCCTGGCGCTGCTGGCCCACACGCCCCGCCGCCGGAAGCTGTGGCAACCTCTCGCGGGTCAGGGCGATCTCGCGGAGCGCGCCGACGACGTGCTGGCCCGCGTGAACCTGCTGGGCGCGGCGCCGCGCCGGGCGGGCGAGCTGCCGCACGGCGCCAGGCGGCAGCTCGAACTGGCGATGGTGCTTGCCCAGTCGCCGCGCCTGCTGCTGCTCGACGAGCCCCTGGCCGGTCTGGACGGCCACGAGCGCGGCGAGGTGATGGCCCTGCTGCACTCCCTGCCGCGCGACGTGACGACCGTGTTGATCGAGCACGACCTGGCCTTCTGCCTGGAATTCGCCGACCACGTGACGGTCCTCAGCAACGGCGAGGTGATCGCCACCGGCCCCCCGGAGCACATCCGCGCCGACGCGGCCGTGCAGGCGGCGTACGTCGGCGCCGCGCGGGGCGCTGACCGGCCGGCAGCATCACCCGTCGCCGCGCGGCCGCCGGTGCTGGATGTACAGGACCTGCACGCTGCATACGGCAGCGCCAGCGCCCTGAGCGGCGTGTCGCTGGACGTCCGGCCCGGCGAGGTGGTGGCGGTGCTGGGCCGCAACGGCATGGGCAAGACCACGCTGCTGACCACGCTGATGGGCTGGCGACGACCGACGGGCGGGCACGTGCGCCTGGAGGGACAGGACGTGACCG
This is a stretch of genomic DNA from Deinococcus metalli. It encodes these proteins:
- a CDS encoding class Ib ribonucleoside-diphosphate reductase assembly flavoprotein NrdI, which translates into the protein MLLAYDSLTGNVRRLALDLAATLGAPLLDVRHPDSAAPGQPYLLLTYTFGRGQMPDSTRVFLEQHAPLLRGVVASGSYHWGQHFARAADVIAAAYGVPVVAKVDKGGSAADRQRVLSWIGAQRHGPHDVHAGGMTWNAGSN
- a CDS encoding branched-chain amino acid ABC transporter permease, yielding MQLIAFQLVNSVAYGMLLFLLSAGFSLIFGVARVANLAHGAFYVLGGYLGLSVTRAGGPFWLGVLAATASGAALGVLAERLLLARVQGQPLRQVLLTLGLTFVVSDVIRQVWGTDIQSVSPPAPFEGPVALGGVLVPAYPFVLIGLGVAVFVTMLAVLRRTRAGAMIRAVTADPVMSGTLGLPVRRVSRLTFAAGLGLAAFGGAVGSPQLALTPTLDSTMTLLALTVVVIGGLGSVEGAFVAALLVGLVSGFGAVYFPALVQIAMFALMVLVLALRPQGLLGRLEPA
- a CDS encoding branched-chain amino acid ABC transporter permease, encoding MSVPATAPAAHLRVPRPVLLALAGAALVMPPLLGGYPLYLATEALCWAIAAAALDLLVGYAGLTPLGHIAMWGLGGYVTALLTRAGVPLPLTLAVAAASAAVYSALTAPLALRAGGLGFLMLTLAFAQMLASLAAKWTAVTGGTDGLTFTPAVGGTPLYALSVAALALTLWTLTRVTRSPFGRVLEAIRQNAPRARALGYPVLAYQFGAVLIASAFIGLAGALGAVHRGIVTPSDVFWLQSAVLLIMVLLGGARSLWGPVLGAVLYTALQAVVSSRTDLWAGAVGALLIAVVLAGRGGLWSLMRRAP
- a CDS encoding ATP-binding cassette domain-containing protein, which codes for MVADAPGAMTGMQGGISLRAERVTRQFGGVTALRDVSVDVPPGQRHAVIGPNGAGKSTLFRVISGEHRPSAGRVTLDGRVVSGLPPERIAALGVARSFQTSSVFDEETVRHNVILALLAHTPRRRKLWQPLAGQGDLAERADDVLARVNLLGAAPRRAGELPHGARRQLELAMVLAQSPRLLLLDEPLAGLDGHERGEVMALLHSLPRDVTTVLIEHDLAFCLEFADHVTVLSNGEVIATGPPEHIRADAAVQAAYVGAARGADRPAASPVAARPPVLDVQDLHAAYGSASALSGVSLDVRPGEVVAVLGRNGMGKTTLLTTLMGWRRPTGGHVRLEGQDVTGLPPAALAARGLALVPQGRRMLPGLTVAEELSVAARPGPWTPERVYGVFPRLRERQRSASTTLSGGEQQLVAIGRALMQNPRVLLLDEPSEGLSPAMVSALREVLQSLRAGGETIVLAEQHLDLALAVADRVYVLEHGTVAFEGDAAQFAGDRAMIQALLGV